The following proteins are encoded in a genomic region of Paenibacillus sp. FSL R7-0273:
- a CDS encoding response regulator transcription factor, producing MIDTYKIMIVDDDPHICEIIQAYCEREGFVASYSHSGTEATLLLTSFDPDLIVLDVMLANENGIDWCRSARSYTNAPIVFLSSHEEDEIKISALSYGGDDYVTKPFSPGVLMAKIKAHLRRVSAGRREQLLELPGLTLDFYAQSVNLGSKTLFLSKKEFSLLSYMAQNVNRVVTVDTLFHLVWGMDSLEDTRTVAVHISNLRKKIEADPVNPERIITIRGQGYMLAASKREQTDKGR from the coding sequence GTGATAGACACTTACAAAATTATGATCGTCGACGATGATCCCCACATCTGTGAGATTATTCAGGCGTATTGCGAACGGGAAGGCTTTGTAGCCTCGTATAGCCACAGCGGGACAGAAGCCACGCTGCTGCTTACCTCGTTTGATCCGGATTTGATTGTACTGGATGTAATGCTGGCTAATGAAAATGGCATTGACTGGTGCAGGAGCGCACGCAGCTACACGAATGCGCCGATCGTATTTCTGAGCAGTCATGAGGAGGACGAGATCAAAATCAGCGCGTTATCTTACGGGGGCGACGATTATGTGACCAAGCCGTTTAGCCCGGGTGTACTTATGGCCAAGATCAAAGCTCATCTTCGCAGAGTATCCGCAGGCAGAAGGGAGCAGCTGCTGGAGCTGCCGGGCTTGACGCTGGATTTCTATGCACAGTCTGTTAATCTAGGCAGTAAGACCCTCTTTTTATCGAAAAAAGAGTTTAGTCTGCTCTCCTACATGGCCCAGAACGTTAACCGTGTCGTCACCGTCGATACCTTGTTTCATCTCGTCTGGGGAATGGATAGTCTGGAGGATACGAGAACGGTCGCTGTACATATCAGTAATTTGCGCAAAAAAATCGAGGCAGATCCTGTTAATCCGGAGAGAATCATTACCATTCGTGGGCAAGGCTATATGCTGGCCGCCAGCAAGCGCGAGCAAACGGATAAGGGCAGGTAG
- a CDS encoding sensor histidine kinase — translation MRGILRISSRNILLRIAVAVVIGLVASYAILATPSGAPKLQSEQGFLDLTQHTIIKQPQKLQGEWAFYWQELLSPEDIHTRITGGETADRYISIPQSWLGYKLDGQELKGEGFATFRLVIRLSGQDQNEQLALRLPTIFHAYKLWVNGELREEVGVVGKDNSGMNPRLATKLVFFQPGNDTVELVMQVSNFHHKRGGITKDIELGGSNVLAARAQLKVASEMFITASLLVLGLYNLLLFMLRRKDRAPLYFGLFTLLFGIRSLLNGELMLTQWFPHFPWELQFKIEYLTLCLGGYIITKYFECIFPNVVSRWFRLSTRIATGLLCLVIVLTPALLYSKMLVLIGVIVVLQMAYLMVGLAVAAIRRMEGALIFLLVSVVALVTVINDFLYFNEWSIIGNTSPFGLLIFTIAQLILLSSRFTRAATNEERIARELQEANNKLTEMNSSLEQIVLYRTHALSAAHEDLRMSYERLLHSEQGRKKLLAYITHDLRLPLSSMLGYVEAVLDRVKPERNEQYLKYIRDNTIRVNRMIGELSFLSQLETGQVAYQMEPVRVMDFLRSFFEQYELVVRDAGLDFVLDTGPTEDIGYTEGDQRSGSPVVRIDAQRLEQALFNLVSNAMKFTSSGGMVRLALTVDEAKETEARCAIISIQDSGTGIPPEQLEQIFDRNYRVELPGTDKGVEGSGLGLAICREIVQAHGGNVRAESDGKTGSIFYVSLPCI, via the coding sequence ATGAGAGGGATTCTCCGGATCAGTTCTCGTAATATCCTGCTTCGTATAGCTGTAGCCGTTGTTATTGGTCTGGTTGCAAGCTATGCCATCCTGGCTACACCGTCAGGTGCCCCCAAGCTCCAAAGTGAACAAGGCTTTCTGGATTTAACACAGCATACTATCATTAAGCAGCCGCAAAAGCTGCAGGGGGAATGGGCATTTTACTGGCAGGAGCTGCTCTCGCCGGAGGATATACACACCCGGATAACAGGAGGGGAAACAGCTGACCGGTATATCAGCATCCCCCAGTCCTGGTTAGGCTATAAGCTGGATGGTCAAGAGCTGAAGGGAGAAGGCTTTGCCACCTTTCGGCTGGTCATCCGGCTTAGCGGGCAGGATCAGAATGAGCAGCTTGCCCTGAGACTGCCTACTATTTTTCATGCGTATAAATTATGGGTTAACGGAGAACTGCGCGAAGAAGTTGGTGTTGTAGGTAAGGACAACAGTGGCATGAACCCGCGTCTGGCAACGAAGCTGGTGTTCTTCCAGCCCGGGAACGACACGGTAGAGCTGGTTATGCAAGTATCGAACTTTCATCATAAGCGGGGCGGCATCACTAAGGATATCGAGCTGGGCGGCAGCAATGTGCTTGCGGCCAGGGCACAGCTGAAGGTTGCCTCTGAGATGTTCATAACCGCGAGCCTGCTCGTGTTAGGCTTGTATAATCTGCTGTTATTCATGCTGCGCCGCAAGGACAGGGCTCCGCTGTACTTCGGTCTGTTCACCTTGTTATTCGGTATCCGGTCCCTCCTGAACGGCGAGCTTATGCTTACCCAATGGTTTCCTCATTTTCCGTGGGAATTGCAGTTTAAGATTGAGTATTTGACGCTTTGCCTCGGCGGTTATATTATCACCAAGTACTTTGAATGCATTTTTCCGAATGTTGTGTCGCGGTGGTTTCGGCTTAGCACCCGTATCGCAACCGGCTTACTTTGCCTGGTGATTGTGCTGACCCCTGCACTCCTCTATTCGAAAATGCTGGTGCTGATTGGTGTTATCGTTGTGCTGCAAATGGCGTATCTGATGGTTGGGCTGGCTGTGGCGGCCATACGGCGTATGGAAGGCGCACTGATCTTCCTGCTCGTGTCGGTGGTGGCGCTGGTTACGGTGATCAACGATTTTTTATATTTCAATGAATGGTCAATCATTGGGAATACCTCTCCGTTCGGGCTGCTGATCTTTACGATCGCACAGCTGATTCTGTTGTCTTCAAGGTTTACGAGGGCGGCAACAAACGAAGAGCGGATTGCACGTGAGCTGCAGGAGGCTAACAACAAGCTCACTGAGATGAATTCCAGTCTGGAGCAGATTGTATTGTATCGCACACACGCCTTATCCGCAGCTCATGAGGATCTCCGCATGTCGTATGAGCGGCTGCTTCACTCCGAGCAAGGCAGAAAGAAGCTGCTTGCCTACATTACGCATGATCTGCGCCTGCCGCTGTCCAGCATGCTTGGTTATGTCGAGGCTGTGCTGGATAGGGTTAAGCCGGAGCGCAATGAACAGTACCTGAAGTATATCCGGGATAACACGATAAGGGTTAACCGGATGATCGGGGAGTTGTCCTTCCTGTCGCAGCTGGAGACGGGGCAGGTAGCGTACCAGATGGAGCCGGTGCGGGTGATGGACTTCCTGCGCAGTTTCTTCGAGCAATACGAGCTGGTTGTTCGTGATGCTGGGCTGGATTTCGTACTGGATACCGGACCTACGGAGGATATCGGATATACGGAAGGAGATCAACGATCCGGCTCGCCTGTTGTCCGGATAGATGCTCAAAGATTAGAGCAGGCCTTGTTCAATCTGGTGTCGAACGCGATGAAGTTCACCTCCAGCGGCGGGATGGTGCGTCTGGCACTGACCGTGGACGAGGCAAAAGAGACAGAAGCCCGCTGTGCAATCATTAGCATACAGGACTCCGGTACAGGCATCCCCCCGGAGCAGCTCGAGCAAATCTTCGACCGCAATTACCGGGTAGAGCTGCCGGGCACGGACAAGGGCGTAGAGGGCAGCGGGCTTGGGCTGGCGATTTGCCGGGAAATCGTACAAGCGCATGGCGGAAACGTCCGGGCAGAGAGCGACGGCAAGACGGGGTCGATATTCTATGTATCGCTGCCTTGTATATGA
- a CDS encoding carbohydrate-binding protein, producing MKKVPARAVSLLVVVAVFLSLFFTSLTPANAAAKGAWAPNTAYAVNDTVTYSGSTYTCLQAHTSLTGWEPANVPALWKSGGGTTTPTPTPPPATNGATFYADINYGGKAVTLGTGNYTLSQLNAAGIPNDWMSSLKVPSGWTVEVYENENFGGTKWTYTANSSWVGDNVNDKMTSVKIYIGSPQTSVTKPSEVPSQIWTYVMNVDNKFGKGGDFALLLSAVIKKESSFGAGLPGSPSAGDGLMQVEPNTRNAYLSQFSAKFGRTYNHSSEQDQVALGGLILDEKISRFGSIYNGLLHYNGGDNWYPGATDSYGRPILADQYANAVYATYQGYGGKN from the coding sequence TTGAAAAAAGTTCCCGCAAGAGCCGTATCGCTGCTGGTAGTTGTAGCAGTATTTCTATCCCTGTTCTTCACGAGCTTAACACCTGCAAACGCTGCCGCCAAAGGAGCATGGGCTCCAAATACTGCATATGCAGTAAATGATACCGTAACCTATAGCGGAAGTACGTATACCTGCCTTCAGGCCCACACTTCCCTCACCGGCTGGGAGCCGGCTAATGTACCTGCCTTATGGAAGAGTGGAGGAGGAACAACCACCCCGACCCCAACGCCACCTCCGGCAACAAACGGGGCCACCTTTTATGCAGATATCAATTATGGCGGGAAGGCAGTAACGCTTGGAACAGGTAACTATACACTGTCTCAGCTGAACGCTGCAGGCATTCCGAATGACTGGATGTCCTCGCTGAAGGTTCCTAGCGGCTGGACTGTTGAAGTCTATGAGAATGAAAACTTTGGAGGCACCAAATGGACTTATACAGCTAATTCCTCCTGGGTTGGCGACAATGTCAATGACAAGATGACTTCGGTTAAAATCTATATCGGCTCACCGCAGACCTCTGTAACCAAGCCTTCCGAGGTTCCAAGTCAAATCTGGACCTATGTAATGAATGTAGACAATAAGTTCGGTAAAGGCGGAGATTTTGCCCTCTTGCTAAGTGCGGTTATCAAGAAGGAGAGCAGCTTTGGAGCAGGCCTGCCGGGCAGCCCGTCAGCCGGAGACGGCTTGATGCAGGTGGAACCCAACACACGCAATGCCTATCTCTCACAATTCAGCGCCAAATTCGGCCGCACCTATAATCACAGCAGTGAACAGGACCAAGTAGCCTTGGGCGGACTGATTCTGGATGAAAAAATCTCCCGGTTCGGAAGCATCTATAACGGATTGCTGCACTATAACGGAGGGGATAACTGGTATCCGGGTGCTACCGATTCCTATGGCCGTCCTATCCTGGCCGATCAATATGCAAATGCCGTTTATGCTACCTATCAGGGGTACGGCGGTAAGAATTAA
- a CDS encoding helix-turn-helix transcriptional regulator — translation MPKQDNMLAILWMLNSGVKITAKQLAEKLEINIRTVYRYIDALCASGVPIISDAGHNGGYSLLSNVIRAPLLFDMEEKKALLHAAFFAKEAGYPMTDVLDNAAAKLKMYSNQEQKQVLSRHVAGVEVINHTLPAAVQPVLAELEWAVANECSVEIAYRTGREEHAKNRRIDPYGMVYWNNRWYTVAFCHLKKELRSFRADRILTIERTAESFERLEGFSARDSFLHNLLPDAAGKEEWMAVRIEGTADALDDLCMHWFLGHHLKERTAGQAIFTLEEENVHRYVPSFLLPYGKSIQVMEPQSLKDRLVAVAAELMEYYQQ, via the coding sequence ATGCCGAAACAAGATAATATGCTGGCCATTCTATGGATGCTGAACTCCGGCGTGAAAATAACGGCGAAGCAGCTCGCCGAGAAGCTGGAAATCAATATACGGACCGTGTACCGGTATATCGATGCATTATGTGCCAGCGGAGTGCCAATCATCTCCGACGCTGGGCATAACGGCGGATATAGCCTGCTCAGTAATGTGATTAGAGCACCGCTGCTGTTTGATATGGAGGAGAAGAAGGCGCTGCTGCATGCTGCTTTTTTTGCCAAAGAAGCCGGATATCCTATGACTGACGTATTGGACAATGCCGCAGCCAAGCTAAAAATGTATTCGAATCAGGAGCAGAAGCAGGTGCTTAGCCGCCATGTAGCAGGTGTTGAGGTTATAAATCATACGTTGCCTGCTGCTGTCCAGCCGGTGCTCGCGGAATTGGAATGGGCGGTAGCCAATGAATGCTCTGTAGAAATTGCTTACCGTACAGGCCGTGAGGAGCATGCCAAGAACAGGAGGATCGACCCGTATGGAATGGTCTACTGGAATAACAGATGGTACACGGTTGCCTTTTGCCACTTGAAAAAAGAGCTTCGCAGCTTCCGGGCCGACCGGATTCTGACGATCGAGCGTACGGCTGAGAGCTTTGAGCGCTTGGAGGGTTTCTCGGCCCGTGACAGCTTCCTGCATAATCTGCTGCCTGATGCAGCAGGCAAGGAGGAATGGATGGCTGTAAGGATAGAAGGTACGGCGGATGCGCTGGACGACCTGTGTATGCACTGGTTTCTGGGGCATCATCTGAAGGAGCGGACAGCGGGTCAGGCGATTTTTACCCTTGAGGAGGAGAACGTTCACAGGTATGTCCCTTCCTTTCTTCTGCCCTATGGGAAGTCCATTCAAGTGATGGAGCCGCAGAGCTTAAAGGACAGGCTCGTTGCTGTTGCAGCGGAGTTAATGGAATATTATCAGCAGTAA
- a CDS encoding type 1 glutamine amidotransferase family protein — protein MNQTVYLYVLDTMADWEIGYLTAELNSGRYFKKGQASSKLVTVGLDKNPITTMGGLTIMPDITLEECSPSSGDMLILPGGETWTDSIHEPILQAAGRCLEDNIGVAAICGATMGLARTGLLDTRAHTSNDLEYLKMVCPAYTGEQHYKLQPAVTDGKLITASGIAPLEFTVHVLRALDVFPDQTLEAWYNLYKTQEPRYFYELMSHS, from the coding sequence ATGAATCAAACTGTATATCTGTATGTTTTGGACACTATGGCGGACTGGGAAATCGGCTACCTGACTGCCGAGCTGAACTCAGGAAGATACTTTAAGAAGGGGCAAGCCTCCTCTAAACTAGTCACCGTAGGGCTAGACAAGAACCCTATAACTACAATGGGCGGATTAACCATAATGCCTGACATCACACTGGAGGAATGCAGCCCTAGCAGCGGAGATATGCTGATTCTGCCGGGTGGAGAGACATGGACAGATTCGATCCACGAGCCTATCCTGCAGGCTGCCGGGAGATGTCTGGAGGACAATATAGGGGTTGCGGCGATTTGCGGAGCTACAATGGGGCTGGCCCGGACAGGCCTGCTGGATACCCGTGCTCATACAAGCAACGATCTGGAGTATCTTAAAATGGTCTGCCCGGCATACACAGGCGAACAGCACTATAAGCTGCAGCCTGCGGTAACGGACGGGAAGCTGATTACTGCCTCTGGAATAGCTCCGCTGGAGTTCACTGTTCATGTCCTGCGGGCCCTGGATGTATTCCCGGACCAAACGTTAGAGGCCTGGTATAACCTGTATAAGACTCAGGAGCCAAGGTATTTCTATGAGTTGATGAGTCATTCATAG
- a CDS encoding helix-turn-helix domain-containing protein, with amino-acid sequence MLISERIKTLRVQNGLTQSQLGDAIGVTKVSVSGYESGKRVPDLNTLVRIADIFEVTVDFLLGREEKVNLDDLLKEERPPYIFFGQNKLDELTTEEAHRLQEELEMYRLYQIKRKK; translated from the coding sequence ATGCTAATATCCGAAAGAATAAAAACATTAAGGGTTCAAAATGGCCTTACACAGTCACAGCTTGGTGATGCTATCGGAGTTACAAAAGTATCAGTATCTGGTTATGAATCAGGAAAGAGAGTCCCAGATCTAAACACTCTAGTACGAATTGCTGACATTTTTGAGGTGACTGTGGATTTTCTACTTGGAAGGGAGGAGAAAGTAAATCTAGATGATTTACTAAAAGAGGAGCGTCCACCTTATATTTTCTTTGGACAAAATAAACTAGATGAATTAACAACGGAAGAGGCGCATAGACTACAGGAAGAATTAGAAATGTATCGTTTATACCAAATAAAGCGCAAAAAATAA
- a CDS encoding DUF4007 family protein — protein sequence MAYARHQSFYIRDKWFSKGLKAVKQNNRFFFNDYAFETVGLGKNMLESLKYWLFAFDVLEETIVEGQRIHSLTELGEILFQHDRLLQKNESLAILHYHLVRNTNDYSTVFDWYFNRYRETSVSKPDLLSSFITWVSQNEVKEISENSLKRDIDCLIQFYTKTPDENDPEDGMFSPFSKLTLMKSERSGEGFDTIKKITPELNVIEIVPLYYILLNSDAIPEDRLISVDEIVKGDNLWGKIFNLSRNKVVEALNILTNHEKYPIEYVRTNNLDYIRLPMITSVEYIKSELLKG from the coding sequence ATGGCTTACGCTAGACATCAAAGTTTTTATATAAGAGATAAATGGTTCAGTAAAGGACTAAAGGCAGTAAAACAAAACAATAGATTTTTCTTTAATGATTATGCATTTGAGACAGTTGGATTAGGGAAGAATATGCTTGAATCTTTGAAGTATTGGTTATTTGCCTTTGACGTTCTTGAAGAAACGATAGTTGAAGGTCAACGAATACACTCTCTTACAGAGCTAGGTGAGATTTTGTTTCAACATGATCGGCTTTTGCAAAAAAATGAATCATTGGCTATACTCCACTATCACTTAGTGAGAAATACAAATGACTACTCTACAGTTTTTGATTGGTATTTTAATCGATATAGAGAAACATCTGTCAGTAAGCCAGATTTACTGAGTTCCTTTATAACTTGGGTTAGTCAAAATGAAGTGAAGGAAATATCAGAGAATTCTTTAAAACGAGACATAGATTGCTTAATTCAATTTTACACAAAAACACCGGATGAAAATGACCCAGAGGATGGTATGTTTTCCCCGTTTTCAAAATTAACCTTAATGAAGAGCGAACGCTCAGGTGAGGGTTTCGACACAATCAAGAAAATCACCCCTGAACTTAATGTAATTGAAATAGTACCGCTTTATTACATCCTTCTTAACTCTGATGCTATTCCAGAAGATAGGCTTATTAGTGTAGATGAGATCGTAAAGGGTGATAACTTGTGGGGGAAGATATTTAATCTATCTCGAAATAAAGTAGTAGAAGCATTAAATATTCTTACTAACCATGAAAAGTACCCTATTGAGTATGTTAGAACAAATAATTTAGATTACATTAGACTACCAATGATAACGTCAGTTGAATATATTAAGAGTGAACTCTTGAAAGGATGA